A region of Alosa alosa isolate M-15738 ecotype Scorff River chromosome 17, AALO_Geno_1.1, whole genome shotgun sequence DNA encodes the following proteins:
- the LOC125310722 gene encoding GTPase IMAP family member 8-like has product MRIILLGSEEGGKTSAGNTILGRKAFELKKSAECIKKDGVVAGRQITVVDTPGRRKDYLASSTRILYKDEVVRSVAIASPGPHALLLVIKINCPFEAVCKQAVEEHLQLFGENVWNHIIVLFTHGDKLEDITIQQYIQDEGEPLLELLQKCGNRYHVFNNKERKDHSQVNELLKKIEDIVVRNKGHHFQMDKHVLQGLIVKKKELDEKAKERRMLMPRPKRILQSTDLRMVLLGHQCSGKSSAGDTILGKNLFDFKTVPTSVLKKSTVAGRQLTVIDTPGWLKDGLLKDTSKKSKNEIVRSVSLCAPGPHAFLLVIPVDSTFTNSDEKSIIEHLEIFGDQVWSYVILVFSHADWMGDTAIELYIESEGEAIQRLVEKCGNKYHALNNMTTGDRPQVIDLLEKIEHNVIVNKGNHFEMDANIIDKMELCSLQEEVESDGKNQRRGEGLTSGDGDTSGYGTSLHTGPLSLRSDESMENFTQF; this is encoded by the exons ATGAGGATCATACTTTTAGGAAGTGAGGAAGGAGGCAAGACTTCTGCAGGGAACACCATCTTAGGGAGAAAGGCATTCGAGCTGAAGAAAAGTGCTGAGTGTATAAAGAAAGATGGAGTGGTAGCTGGACGACAAATCACTGTTGTTGACACACCAGGACGGAGGAAAGACTATCTAGCATCATCTACCCGAATACTGTACAAAGATGAAGTGGTTCGCAGTGTAGCTATTGCCTCCCCAGGACCTCATGCTCTACTTCTTGTTATTAAGATTAATTGTCCATTTGAGGCTGTATGCAAACAAGCAGTGGAGGAACACCTACAACTCTTTGGGGAGAATGTCTGGAACCACATAATAGTGCTGTTCACTCATGGGGATAAGCTAGAAGATATCACCATACAACAGTACATTCAAGATGAGGGAGAACCTTTGCTGGAGCTCCTTCAGAAATGTGGTAACAGGTATCATGTCTTCAACAATAAGGAGAGGAAAGACCACAGTCAAGTCAATGAGCTGCTGAAGAAAATAGAGGACATTGTTGTGAGAAACAAAGGCCACCATTTTCAGATGGACAAACATGTTTTACAAGGATTGATTGTGAAAAAGAAGGAACTAGATGAGAAAGCAAAAGAAAGAAGGATGTTGATGCCCAGACCAAAAAGAATTCTACAATCAACAG ATCTGAGAATGGTTCTCCTTGGACATCAGTGTAGTGGAAAAAGCTCAGCAGGAGACACCATTTTGGGAAAAAACTTATTTGACTTCAAGACTGTTCCTACGTCTGTACTCAAGAAATCAACAGTAGCTGGGAGACAGCTCACGGTCATTGACACACCAGGCTGGTTAAAGGATGGTCTTCTGAAAGACACTTCAAAAAAGTCTAAAAATGAGATTGTGCgtagtgtgtctctgtgtgctccAGGGCCACATGCTTTCCTCCTGGTGATACCTGTGGACTCCACATTCACAAACAGCGATGAAAAATCGATCATTGAACATCTGGAGATTTTTGGAGACCAGGTCTGGAGTTATGTTATACTGGTGTTCAGCCATGCAGACTGGATGGGTGACACAGCCATTGAGCTGTACatagagagtgagggggaggcTATACAGAGGCTTGTGGAGAAATGTGGGAACAAGTACCACGCTCTCAACAACATGACTACAGGTGATAGACCTCAGGTCATAGATCTACTGGAGAAGATTGAACACAATGTCATAGTAAATAAAGGCAATCATTTTGAGATGGATGCCAATATTATAGACAAAATGGAACTTTGTAGTTTGCAAGAAGAGGTGGAGAGTGATGGAAAGAACCAAAGACGTGGAGAAGGTCTGACCTCAGGTGATGGTGACACTTCAGGATATGGTACCTCTCTTCATACTGGTCCTCTCTCCTTGCGTTCAGATGAGTCCATGGAAAATTTCACCCAATTCTGA